Proteins encoded by one window of Erwinia pyrifoliae DSM 12163:
- a CDS encoding type 4 pilus major pilin produces the protein MKIKNKNVKNNIDSGAISLFEAGIWITISLIVLVIGISIGGGLFSRNDTNTELSNISELMNNSRTLLKTNGTYNFEGGESMIGALIQFGGVPGNMSIIGDKSSGKAHLQNVWGGAVSVEPAADSAGELTGFHLIYQMVPQEACIAIAQRLSTTSFVHAIRINDTINRGSISAGNLGGQCVADSGEHKGNILSFISDN, from the coding sequence ATGAAAATTAAAAATAAAAACGTAAAGAACAATATTGATAGCGGTGCGATCTCACTTTTTGAGGCAGGGATCTGGATAACCATCTCCTTAATAGTGTTGGTTATTGGTATCAGTATAGGGGGTGGGTTGTTCAGTCGTAATGATACCAATACTGAACTCAGTAATATTAGTGAGCTGATGAATAACAGCCGTACCTTGTTGAAAACTAACGGAACTTACAATTTTGAGGGCGGCGAATCCATGATTGGGGCGTTGATTCAGTTCGGTGGTGTTCCTGGTAATATGTCAATAATTGGGGATAAAAGTTCAGGTAAAGCACATCTGCAAAACGTATGGGGAGGTGCGGTCTCCGTCGAGCCAGCTGCAGACAGTGCCGGGGAATTAACAGGCTTTCACCTTATCTATCAAATGGTGCCACAAGAGGCCTGTATCGCTATTGCTCAGCGTCTCAGCACGACCAGTTTTGTTCACGCTATCCGCATCAATGACACCATCAACCGGGGTTCAATATCGGCAGGGAATCTGGGGGGGCAATGTGTAGCCGACAGTGGCGAACATAAAGGGAATATATTGAGCTTCATCAGTGATAACTAA
- a CDS encoding lytic transglycosylase domain-containing protein produces MGFIFAFFLPVAAADSSFCYASAGQRYHIAPDLLRAIGLVESHENSLSQGVNRDSRGRVVSRDFGLMQINDRHLAELRRLGIVDSSNELLSRPCLNIQIGAWILARHLRLCGNTWQCLGSYNAGFSRKNKTRRQQYAQRVYKVWRDLRSQQWRGNKQ; encoded by the coding sequence ATGGGGTTTATCTTTGCATTTTTCTTGCCCGTGGCCGCCGCAGACTCTTCATTTTGTTACGCGAGCGCCGGGCAGCGCTATCATATTGCGCCAGATCTGCTGCGCGCGATCGGCTTAGTTGAAAGCCATGAAAATTCTCTCAGTCAGGGAGTTAACCGGGACAGCCGGGGAAGAGTCGTCAGCAGAGATTTTGGGCTTATGCAGATCAACGATCGACATCTCGCCGAATTGAGACGCCTGGGAATCGTTGATTCATCAAACGAGCTTCTGTCACGCCCATGCCTGAATATACAAATTGGCGCGTGGATACTCGCCAGGCATTTACGTTTGTGCGGCAATACCTGGCAATGTCTGGGATCGTATAATGCGGGTTTTAGTCGAAAGAATAAGACCCGCAGACAGCAGTACGCGCAGCGAGTCTATAAGGTCTGGAGGGATTTACGCAGCCAGCAGTGGCGAGGTAATAAACAGTGA
- a CDS encoding GspE/PulE family protein, producing the protein MSGYVYFDESQDRRPGVFFSQDHCHDPETQNALARLLRSMPEAEFQSIPLEELRALQKNGVHSGGKTEANSEQQARVVGFFRSAKRRNASDIHLLIGMNNVCIVQIRIHGELHTIAQLEKDEGMQLASTIIMSMCDVTEKSFNPNRAQDGRIRKEFVQDLNLFGARYAHTPAEFGLYVVMRILPDEGGNPPSLQDLGFLPPQQQLIHRMLSRPEGILIIAGPTGSGKSTSLRSFSELYLTRYGQHKRLLTLEDPPEGLISGAVQTPVIADKSDPLAVDFAWNRSISASLRLDPDAMIIGEIRDTNSLKSALIAAKSGHLVQTTLHANDAPGILARLTDTLDVPVAHIADPQIMIGLIAQRLVQVLCPHCKQHWQEVQSKLTAAQHQLLTRHCQVEKLYFRHKEGCTYCTAGVTGRRVIAEVIGPDVGFMTKYRHEGKLAARHYWVTELNGITRRQHLQTYLNEGLVDPLDADVQCPLDEDVLTLSVLNKRPV; encoded by the coding sequence ATGTCTGGTTACGTTTATTTTGATGAGAGTCAGGATCGGCGTCCTGGCGTGTTTTTCTCTCAGGATCATTGTCATGATCCTGAGACGCAAAATGCACTTGCCCGATTACTCAGATCGATGCCTGAAGCCGAATTTCAATCCATTCCACTTGAAGAGCTGCGAGCTTTACAAAAAAATGGTGTGCATAGCGGAGGTAAAACCGAAGCTAATTCAGAACAGCAGGCAAGGGTGGTCGGCTTTTTCCGTAGTGCAAAACGACGAAATGCCTCCGATATCCATCTGTTAATCGGCATGAATAATGTCTGCATTGTGCAGATTCGTATACATGGAGAATTGCATACCATCGCTCAGTTAGAAAAAGACGAAGGGATGCAACTTGCATCGACAATTATTATGTCGATGTGTGATGTCACTGAAAAAAGCTTTAACCCTAACCGCGCCCAGGATGGCAGGATCCGCAAAGAATTTGTGCAGGACCTTAATTTATTTGGTGCACGCTATGCGCATACTCCAGCAGAATTTGGACTGTACGTTGTTATGCGAATTCTGCCCGATGAAGGAGGTAACCCACCTTCTTTGCAGGATCTCGGTTTTCTGCCGCCGCAGCAGCAATTGATTCATCGAATGTTATCGCGCCCGGAGGGAATACTGATTATTGCAGGCCCGACGGGATCGGGTAAAAGTACTTCATTAAGGTCTTTTAGCGAGCTTTATTTGACCCGTTACGGTCAGCATAAGCGCCTGTTGACATTAGAAGATCCCCCGGAAGGGTTGATTAGCGGCGCGGTACAAACGCCCGTCATTGCCGACAAAAGCGATCCTCTGGCGGTCGACTTTGCATGGAATCGCTCCATCTCGGCCTCTTTGCGGCTCGATCCTGATGCGATGATTATTGGCGAAATTCGTGATACGAATTCTCTGAAGTCAGCACTGATTGCTGCGAAATCTGGACATCTGGTACAGACCACTTTACATGCGAATGACGCCCCCGGCATTCTTGCCCGACTGACGGACACGCTTGATGTACCGGTGGCACATATAGCCGATCCGCAAATTATGATCGGATTGATTGCACAACGGCTGGTGCAAGTATTGTGCCCCCACTGTAAACAGCATTGGCAAGAGGTTCAGTCCAAACTGACGGCGGCACAACATCAGCTATTGACCCGCCATTGTCAGGTTGAAAAGCTCTATTTCCGTCATAAGGAAGGGTGCACGTATTGCACTGCCGGAGTCACTGGCAGACGTGTTATTGCTGAAGTCATCGGCCCCGACGTAGGTTTTATGACAAAGTATCGTCATGAAGGGAAATTGGCTGCCCGGCATTATTGGGTAACAGAATTAAATGGTATTACGCGACGTCAACATCTACAGACGTATTTAAATGAAGGCTTGGTGGATCCTCTGGATGCTGATGTTCAATGCCCGCTCGATGAGGATGTGCTGACATTATCTGTATTGAATAAAAGGCCGGTATGA
- a CDS encoding peptidase, whose protein sequence is MSETGWLAAIMVIFAARLTEKQAIAFIDMHDGNALSRRKIAGWRLLWLIVFVVIFWQQPAQDVWRGVFLLIFLCWGYLFTLLDFSNHWLPRRLTVSFWVSGLIYHAGEGEWAVVFWSAIDSLMVFATLLLARHLAGRLSGGEAMGLGDVFLISGYFSWLNGVVAAQLCGLAFLLLSATAWITCRTRLAYAPFLFICTMLAIIFTFTQTGRLLYESRLYAY, encoded by the coding sequence GTGAGTGAGACAGGGTGGCTGGCAGCAATCATGGTGATTTTTGCGGCGCGGCTAACAGAGAAGCAGGCCATCGCATTTATTGACATGCATGACGGTAACGCTCTGAGCAGGCGAAAAATTGCAGGCTGGCGACTGTTGTGGTTAATCGTGTTTGTGGTGATTTTCTGGCAACAACCAGCACAGGATGTCTGGCGTGGGGTGTTTCTGCTGATATTTCTGTGCTGGGGCTATTTGTTCACTTTACTTGACTTCAGTAACCATTGGTTACCCCGACGATTAACGGTCAGTTTCTGGGTAAGTGGGTTGATTTATCACGCGGGCGAAGGTGAATGGGCAGTCGTTTTCTGGTCTGCTATCGACAGCTTAATGGTCTTTGCAACCCTGTTGTTAGCGAGACACCTTGCCGGGCGGTTGAGTGGTGGTGAGGCGATGGGATTGGGCGATGTCTTTCTGATTTCAGGATATTTTAGCTGGCTGAACGGGGTGGTTGCAGCACAGCTCTGTGGGCTGGCGTTTCTGTTGCTGTCTGCCACAGCCTGGATTACCTGCCGCACTCGTTTGGCTTATGCTCCATTTCTATTTATCTGCACGATGTTAGCAATCATTTTCACTTTTACTCAAACAGGCCGATTATTATATGAAAGCAGGCTTTATGCGTATTGA
- a CDS encoding alginate lyase family protein, producing the protein MVKTNNKFQLYDKVFSNKVSIMHSITSHFDVILSGASICMKKTLNFVLSSLLLFSCISQADVKIFVHPGMLSTEADFTRAAQLVSAKTSPAIDSWNILTASHFANANYAPQPQSYVIRGNPSWGKDNYVLLFRDAAAAYQLALRWKISGDTQYADAAARVLDGWSKTLSGVGGTSDRFLTSGIYGYELANAGEILRTYPGWKGLADLQNMMLKVFYPMNHDFLTNHITYGAEGKHYWANWDLANMASMMAIGILTDRDDIYHEALNYAYNGKGNGAFTNAMWHVSPEGLAQVQESGRDQGHTTLDIVLLGVLCQMAWNQGDDLFSYNENLLLKASEYVAKYNLGNDVPWTTYTSADGWVQSTISSSARGNIRPAWTLIYNHYSRIKNLPAVYTGQMMNHVGAEGGGGNYGGNSGGFDQLGFGSLLYNSPAQ; encoded by the coding sequence ATGGTAAAAACAAACAATAAATTTCAGCTCTATGATAAAGTATTTTCAAATAAGGTTTCTATAATGCACTCCATCACTTCCCACTTTGACGTAATTCTTTCAGGAGCATCGATCTGTATGAAAAAAACTTTGAATTTTGTTTTATCTTCTCTTCTGCTTTTTAGTTGCATTTCTCAAGCAGATGTTAAAATTTTCGTCCACCCAGGAATGTTAAGTACTGAAGCAGACTTTACGCGAGCAGCCCAATTAGTGAGTGCTAAAACCTCCCCTGCTATTGATAGCTGGAATATTTTAACCGCCAGCCATTTCGCCAATGCAAATTATGCTCCACAACCTCAATCCTATGTGATTCGAGGTAATCCGTCTTGGGGAAAAGACAATTATGTTCTGCTGTTCCGTGATGCAGCAGCAGCTTATCAGCTAGCACTGCGCTGGAAAATATCTGGAGATACACAATATGCCGATGCAGCAGCGCGCGTGTTAGATGGATGGAGTAAAACACTGAGTGGTGTAGGTGGTACCAGCGATCGTTTCCTGACTTCAGGGATTTATGGTTACGAGTTGGCTAATGCTGGGGAAATTTTACGCACTTATCCAGGGTGGAAAGGTTTAGCCGATTTACAAAACATGATGCTTAAAGTGTTTTATCCGATGAACCATGACTTCCTTACCAACCATATAACTTATGGGGCTGAAGGAAAACACTACTGGGCAAACTGGGATTTGGCTAACATGGCATCAATGATGGCCATAGGCATCTTGACCGACCGCGATGATATTTATCATGAAGCTTTGAACTATGCCTATAATGGTAAAGGTAATGGCGCATTTACCAACGCTATGTGGCATGTTTCTCCCGAAGGGTTGGCTCAGGTACAGGAAAGTGGTCGCGATCAGGGGCACACAACGCTTGATATTGTACTGCTCGGCGTCCTTTGCCAAATGGCCTGGAATCAGGGAGATGACCTGTTCTCCTATAATGAGAACCTGTTACTGAAAGCCTCTGAATATGTTGCGAAATATAATCTGGGGAATGATGTTCCTTGGACAACCTATACTTCAGCAGATGGGTGGGTTCAAAGCACTATCTCTTCTTCGGCTCGTGGAAATATCAGACCCGCGTGGACACTGATTTATAATCATTATAGCCGAATTAAAAACCTGCCTGCAGTTTATACCGGTCAGATGATGAACCATGTCGGTGCAGAAGGTGGTGGCGGTAACTACGGTGGTAATAGTGGTGGCTTCGACCAGCTTGGATTCGGTTCACTGCTTTATAATAGCCCAGCGCAGTGA
- a CDS encoding type II secretion system F family protein produces the protein MMKAKRFVFIPECQQIKLRAKRDLASRWLAMKTFSVEDRLALYEDLAFLLENNLKTEDALQSMIASQRNKYSAQALCLQEMLKALKQGSSPDRGLEGWVPLQEMILIQAGNQDGDLASAFKRAMKIARANGEMRSACYSSLSYPFLLFISSLVMMYMVESRFLPRLASLVPAEQWTGALWWLSTISAMLINHLVIIGAVLFSLTIGIYWSLPNLTGESRRRVLDMLLPWSLYRDIQGIAFLLNFTALMRAQIKTQDALLLLSRQASPWLFERLTASLMQIRQGKQLGHAFRDSGYMFPSPQAIDRLILLSSGDRSERIIENYGYYWLEKTVVRIKRMASRLSYTALGINASYMALILLSTQDLNGLIANH, from the coding sequence ATGATGAAAGCTAAGCGATTTGTATTCATACCTGAATGCCAGCAAATTAAGCTTCGCGCAAAACGAGATTTAGCCTCACGATGGCTGGCGATGAAAACATTTTCAGTCGAGGACCGTCTGGCATTGTATGAAGACTTGGCATTTCTATTAGAGAATAACCTAAAAACTGAAGATGCTTTGCAATCAATGATTGCCAGCCAGCGAAATAAATATTCTGCCCAAGCCTTGTGCCTACAAGAAATGTTAAAAGCATTAAAACAGGGAAGCTCCCCAGACCGGGGGTTAGAGGGGTGGGTACCCCTTCAGGAGATGATTCTCATTCAGGCCGGGAACCAGGATGGGGATTTAGCTTCTGCTTTTAAACGCGCCATGAAAATTGCCAGAGCGAACGGAGAGATGCGTTCGGCCTGCTATTCTTCACTCTCCTACCCGTTTCTTCTGTTTATTTCCTCGCTGGTAATGATGTATATGGTTGAGTCCCGCTTTCTACCTCGTCTGGCAAGCCTGGTGCCTGCTGAACAGTGGACAGGTGCACTCTGGTGGCTTTCAACAATTTCCGCAATGCTAATCAATCATCTGGTCATCATTGGCGCAGTTCTGTTCTCCTTAACTATCGGAATTTACTGGTCATTGCCTAATCTTACCGGAGAAAGCCGCCGTCGAGTGTTAGATATGTTGCTGCCCTGGAGTCTTTATCGTGATATTCAGGGGATCGCGTTTTTACTCAATTTCACCGCATTAATGCGGGCGCAAATCAAAACGCAGGACGCATTGCTGCTACTTTCCCGCCAAGCCTCTCCCTGGTTATTTGAGCGCCTGACAGCTTCACTCATGCAGATACGTCAGGGGAAGCAGCTCGGACATGCTTTCAGGGATAGCGGTTATATGTTCCCTTCTCCTCAAGCTATTGATCGGTTGATATTATTGTCCAGTGGCGATCGCAGTGAAAGAATAATCGAAAACTATGGCTATTACTGGCTGGAGAAGACGGTGGTCAGAATTAAGCGAATGGCATCCCGTTTATCCTATACCGCGCTTGGGATCAATGCCTCTTATATGGCGTTGATCCTGCTTTCCACTCAAGATCTGAATGGTCTTATCGCCAATCACTGA
- the pilP gene encoding type IV pilus biogenesis protein PilP: protein MKISSVFLAYRISKIAARYCLAAMSLLQQGYAFADLNSTPSVTLGQLEALQSETLLYEAQLSRNKALSALKGSQPSPSAGITAHPLQREESPDETLPNNAFSENSVTPSMPQIVQISGKGRKLVAELELPGNQRLNVVSGTLLPGISSQIVDVSADRVTVVDGRGRTTLLPFKR, encoded by the coding sequence ATGAAAATTAGTTCCGTATTTTTGGCTTACCGAATATCTAAAATTGCCGCGCGGTATTGCCTTGCCGCAATGTCACTTTTACAACAGGGTTATGCCTTTGCCGATCTTAACTCTACTCCGTCCGTCACGCTTGGGCAGCTGGAAGCATTGCAGTCAGAGACCCTTCTTTATGAGGCTCAGCTGTCTCGTAATAAAGCATTAAGTGCGCTGAAAGGCTCTCAGCCCAGTCCCTCTGCGGGTATAACCGCTCACCCGCTACAAAGAGAAGAATCACCTGACGAGACATTACCCAACAATGCATTCAGTGAAAATTCCGTCACTCCCTCTATGCCACAAATCGTTCAGATTTCTGGAAAAGGCCGTAAATTGGTGGCCGAGTTGGAACTACCCGGTAATCAGCGGTTGAATGTGGTCTCAGGGACATTACTGCCGGGAATTTCATCACAGATTGTGGATGTTTCTGCCGATCGTGTAACGGTGGTTGACGGTCGTGGTCGGACGACGTTGCTGCCGTTCAAACGTTAA
- the pilV gene encoding shufflon system plasmid conjugative transfer pilus tip adhesin PilV: MKAGFMRIDRGDTLFSLSLVLAITLIAAPVAYQRYADYMQLKEWDVTASQMNTLSFSAKRFIKDHYNELQDQLLGRSSLVIDCGELAQQGYLPSGFSLKNNQGQTYQLVMSTARNEHSGMTSMLITLGGSAIAYKGLRYIARSMEGAGGYIYSPGMAKGADGAWDMDLQALGVTAESGHLVNYLSAVMPGTVKAESDRLYRYRVEGRSDLNQMHTSVDMNGNGINNISQLNAGTGNFQGNIGGKRIVAHQALWSDGNIMAEGDIRSNGGWILTRQANGWMNEDHQGGFYMDDDRWVKSYKGKGIYTSGELKAGTINAEGRLTANEYLKIKGHGIIDNSCEDNGLLANGDNDTLLICQQGRWQSTGKSSGAYQQTGLFNGSYNGLNSTNRTQWIMASGGNAVSTARAGMGECRNSSSIIASINGVQIANNSNDNVETPSSSFISFPAPPKSRYSVTSFPAKKYGCGSGIFRLSIYD; this comes from the coding sequence ATGAAAGCAGGCTTTATGCGTATTGACCGGGGGGACACCCTGTTCTCGCTGAGTCTGGTGCTGGCAATCACGCTGATTGCTGCCCCTGTCGCTTATCAGCGCTATGCAGATTATATGCAACTGAAGGAGTGGGATGTGACGGCATCTCAAATGAATACCCTGTCTTTTAGTGCTAAGCGGTTTATCAAAGACCATTACAACGAGCTGCAGGATCAGTTGCTGGGACGCAGCTCCCTTGTGATCGATTGTGGTGAATTAGCGCAACAGGGTTATTTACCCAGTGGTTTTTCCTTGAAAAATAATCAAGGCCAAACGTATCAACTGGTTATGAGCACCGCCCGCAATGAGCATAGCGGGATGACCAGCATGTTGATAACCTTGGGGGGGAGCGCAATCGCCTATAAAGGTCTCCGTTACATTGCACGAAGCATGGAGGGGGCAGGCGGCTATATTTATTCACCCGGTATGGCGAAAGGGGCAGATGGCGCATGGGATATGGATTTGCAGGCACTGGGTGTTACTGCGGAAAGCGGACACCTGGTCAACTATCTCTCTGCCGTCATGCCAGGAACAGTTAAAGCCGAAAGCGACAGGCTGTATCGTTACCGGGTTGAAGGGCGAAGCGATCTGAATCAAATGCATACGTCTGTTGATATGAACGGAAATGGGATAAATAACATCAGCCAATTAAATGCCGGCACGGGTAATTTTCAGGGAAATATCGGTGGCAAGCGGATAGTCGCCCATCAGGCACTTTGGTCAGATGGAAATATTATGGCAGAGGGCGACATCCGCTCTAACGGAGGCTGGATACTCACTCGGCAAGCCAATGGCTGGATGAATGAGGATCACCAGGGGGGATTTTACATGGACGACGATCGGTGGGTGAAATCCTATAAAGGCAAGGGCATTTATACCAGCGGAGAGCTGAAAGCCGGCACGATTAATGCTGAAGGACGACTCACTGCCAATGAATATTTGAAAATTAAAGGTCACGGAATTATCGATAATTCCTGCGAGGATAACGGTTTATTAGCGAATGGTGATAACGATACGCTTCTGATTTGTCAACAAGGCCGCTGGCAAAGTACAGGGAAAAGCAGCGGTGCCTATCAGCAGACAGGTCTTTTCAATGGAAGCTATAACGGGCTGAACAGTACCAACAGAACACAGTGGATCATGGCCAGTGGTGGTAATGCCGTTTCAACGGCAAGGGCAGGGATGGGAGAATGCCGTAATAGTTCTTCGATAATCGCCAGCATCAACGGGGTGCAAATTGCCAACAACAGCAATGATAATGTTGAAACGCCCAGCAGTAGTTTTATTTCTTTTCCTGCACCTCCCAAAAGCCGTTACAGCGTGACTTCATTTCCAGCAAAAAAATACGGATGTGGAAGCGGTATTTTTAGATTGTCAATCTATGACTAA
- the pilO2 gene encoding type 4b pilus protein PilO2, translating into MSGQFYSEHDCLIAGKRVFIAGLQWQFLPVTGRRALRIRAKALDATHWVAASTILNQGAGTLLGTVTREGAISQRRQRIYSLALTLLPALSPDCYAIVPLGAERYCFIAVQQGKLSVYSDVTGSLTEIIAYKNNFLKLVSAETEWRVYAPEGLISTQTHNLPDLETLICRKDAVSRRNHMRSVNEKGFIRTVGLGLVICALFISLYNFWQNKRNQERIEAAQSALLARQRPLKPQPPPWELYQSFNQMIMRCQTVVQQLPAFIAQWQFKEALCLPDVSMNLTYVLRQSGTVDEFLQRMHDYFPKNIQPAFNVPGPSDTASFTLAAAPPGTLRPTAQSQENITLGQLVSFAQSMNLSLNLSAEGHSVARASASRWKSTRFTIITFIPPLELLNTSLFNNIHLRGTQLRVQRQGVRLEYTLTGLFYEN; encoded by the coding sequence ATGTCCGGACAATTTTACTCTGAACATGACTGTCTTATTGCGGGTAAGCGGGTTTTCATTGCCGGGCTGCAATGGCAGTTTCTTCCGGTTACGGGGCGAAGAGCTTTACGTATCAGGGCAAAAGCGCTTGATGCAACACACTGGGTCGCCGCCTCCACCATCTTGAATCAGGGTGCAGGGACTCTGTTAGGGACAGTGACAAGGGAAGGAGCCATATCTCAAAGACGGCAGCGCATCTACTCCCTGGCACTAACGCTGTTACCTGCGTTATCGCCAGACTGCTATGCGATTGTACCTTTAGGCGCGGAGCGCTACTGTTTTATTGCCGTGCAGCAGGGGAAGTTATCCGTTTATAGCGATGTCACCGGATCTTTAACGGAAATCATTGCCTATAAAAATAATTTTCTCAAACTTGTTTCTGCTGAAACTGAATGGCGGGTTTACGCGCCAGAAGGATTAATCAGCACACAAACTCATAATCTGCCTGATTTAGAAACATTGATTTGCCGTAAAGACGCAGTCAGTCGCCGAAATCACATGCGCAGTGTGAATGAAAAGGGTTTTATTCGCACGGTCGGATTAGGTTTGGTGATTTGTGCACTCTTTATCAGCCTGTATAATTTCTGGCAAAACAAACGTAACCAGGAGCGGATTGAGGCTGCTCAATCGGCATTATTGGCCAGGCAACGTCCATTAAAACCGCAACCTCCCCCCTGGGAACTCTATCAGTCCTTTAATCAGATGATAATGCGTTGTCAGACCGTCGTGCAGCAGTTGCCGGCGTTTATCGCACAGTGGCAATTCAAGGAAGCCCTTTGCCTTCCGGATGTCTCAATGAATTTGACTTATGTCCTCCGCCAGTCAGGCACGGTTGATGAATTTCTTCAGCGCATGCATGACTACTTTCCGAAGAATATTCAACCTGCATTTAATGTGCCCGGCCCGTCAGACACGGCCAGTTTTACGCTTGCCGCTGCGCCCCCCGGCACATTGAGACCAACCGCACAGTCACAAGAAAATATAACGTTAGGGCAATTAGTGAGTTTTGCACAGTCTATGAATTTATCCCTTAACCTTTCAGCCGAAGGTCATTCAGTCGCCAGGGCATCAGCCTCGCGTTGGAAATCAACACGTTTTACCATCATTACCTTTATTCCCCCGCTCGAGCTGCTAAATACGTCGCTCTTTAACAATATCCATTTAAGGGGAACGCAATTGCGGGTGCAACGTCAAGGGGTTCGGCTGGAGTACACTTTAACGGGTCTTTTCTATGAAAATTAG